Part of the Pseudodesulfovibrio hydrargyri genome is shown below.
TGTTGGTGGCCGTGATGATGCGCACGTCCACCGGAATCTCCTTGCGCCCGCCCACCCGGGTGACGACCATCTCCTGGAGGAAGCGCAGCAGCTTGACCTGCAGGGCCATGGGCATCTCGCCGATCTCGTCCAGGAACAGGGTGCCCTTGTCCGCGTACTCGACCTTGCCCTTGACCAGCTTGTTCGCCCCGGTGAACGCGCCCTTCTCGTGTCCGAAAAGTTCGGACTCCAGCAGGTTCTCGGGGATGGCGCCGCAGTTGATCGAGACCATCTCCATGTCCGCGCGCAGGCTTTTTTGGTGCACGGCCCGGGCCACCAGCTCCTTGCCGGTGCCGGACTCGCCGCAGATCAGGACCGGCACGTCCGAGGCGGCCACCCGGTCGATCTGATTGAAGACGGCCTGCATGCGCGCGCATTCGCCCACGATGCCGCTCTCGTTGACGGTCTTCCTGCGCAGTTCCTGGTTCTCGCTTTCGATGTTCTGCAGGTACATGGCCCGGTCGACCATGACCTTGAGCTCATCCAGGTTGACCGGCTTCTTGTAGTAGTCGTAGGCCCCGAGCCGGACCGCCTGCAGGGCCGCGTCCTTTTCCTCGTTGCCGGTGATGACGATGACCTTGGCCGTGGGGTCCATGCGCAGCATCTCGCCCAGGCAACGCAGCCCCTCTCCGATGCCGTTCTCGTGCGGCGGCAGCCCGAGGTCCAGGGTGACCACCGGCGGGGTATGCTTCTTGAAAAGCCTGAGTCCCTCCTCGCCGTCGCGGGCGAAGACGAGCTCGTAGTTCGACTTGGACAGCCCCCACTTGAGCTGCCGGAGGATCTCGTCGTTGTCGTCTATGATCAAAAGCTTCTGCATGGATAAGAACCCGTTGGTTTGTCTCGTTTATCCCGCTTCGGCCGGGGCGGGCAGGGTCACGGTGAAGATCGCCCCGCCCCCTTCCGGACTCGTGGCCACGATGGAGCCGCCGTGGGCTTCCAGAATCTGCTTGCTCTGATACAGGCCGATGCCCATACCCTTTTTCTTGGTGGTCTTGAACGGCACGAAGAGCCCGCCTTCCAGGATCTCCTCGTCGATGCCCGCGCCGGAATCCGAGACCCGCATGACCGGGCCGTTCTCGTCGCCCACAAAGACCTTGAACGGCGCGTTGTCCCCGGCCTCCATGGCGTTGAGATAGAGGTTGACCGCCACCTTCTTGAACTCGGCCACGTCCAGCTCGACGAGCACCGGCGCGCCCGTGAACTCGATTTTGGCCGACGGCAGGGCCTCGGCCGCTTTTTTGGCCACCTCCATGAGGTCCACCACCTTCAGGCTCAGGGAGCCCTTGGTCGGGATGTTGGTCAGCTGGGCGATAAGCGTGTTCATCCGGCCCACGATGTTGCTCAGGGAGTCGAGCATGTCCTGCTGGAATTCCGGGTCGTTGATGTATTCACGGGCGTTCTCCTCGAGCAGGGACAGGGGGTAGACCTGGTTCTTGAGGTCGTGCAGGACGAAGGCCGCCACCTTGCCGAAGGCCTCCATGTCGCGGGCCTCGGCCAGTTCGTCGCCCAGGCGCATGTTCATGAGCACGGCCGCCGCCTGCATGGCCACGGCCTCCATCAGCTCCATGTCCTCCTCGTCGTAGTTCTCGACCACGTTGATGGGCGCGCCCAGGACGATGATCCCGACCAGGGACCGGGCGGTCCGGATGGGCACGATGAACCGGCCGTAGCGCTCGGCCAGAAAGGCCTGCGCCTCCTCGCCCAGGTCGACCTCCTCGCGGCGCAGATCCAGGATGTGCAGGCGGTCCTTGAGCAGGCGGACCAGGGGCGAGCGGGCCGGGATGGTCATCCTGGACTCGTCCATCTCGTGGAAGCAGATGGGCGCGAAATCCGTGCTGTGCCGGCCCTGCAGGAAGATGCACCCGCCGACGATGCCGAAGGTCTCGCAGTAGACGGTCAGGATGTTCTTGTAGAGTTCGTCCCGGCTGCGGGAGTTGGTCACCCGGTCCGTGAAGCGCTTCCATTCGATACGGTAGTCGTATTTCTCGCCGTAAAAGTGGCGTTGGATGGCCAGCCGGAATTTGCGGCGCATGGATTCGGAAAGGGAGATGACCACCAGGCCCAGTACGCCGAGGAAAGCTACCGTGGCGAAGGCGTAGGCGTTGAACTGGCTGCCGAATATCTTGAGCCCCTCGCCCACAAGCCCGACCAGGACCAGGAAGAGGCCGCAGAACAGGACCACGAACGAGCGGTAGGTCAGGCTCTTGGAGATGGTGATCCTCTCGTCGTTGCCCCGGGTGAACTCGGAGTAGGCCATCAGCAGCACGCCCACGGTCAGCCCCAGGGAACGCGTGGTGATGAACCCGGTGTCGATGGCCCGGAAGATCATGGACTGGCTGTAGTAGAGCGCGTACGAGGCCAGGATCGTGCCCACGCCGACGATGGAGAACTTGATCTTCCACTTCACCCCGTGGGGGGCGTTGGCGATGGTCGCCTCGAGATTGAACAGGGACACGGCCATGAACAGGATGACCTGAAGGTAGAAGAAGAAGGCCACCGGCTCCAGAAAGAGGGTCTTATCGGTGTGGAAGTCGGGGGAATAATAAAAATCCCGGGCCGGAAAGACCAGGGTCATGACCAGGGGCACCAGGGACATCCCCATGAGCAGCATCTGGGTGGCGGGCAGCTCCGGGAACGAGAACTCCCGGCGGTAGGCATTGGAAAACAGGATGCAGACCGGGCAGACCAGGGCCATGCAGTAGAGGGAGACCTGGCTGAGGACCAGGAAGTCCGCCGGATACTCGAGGAGCAGGTAGTCGCACACGCCCAGGCCGGCCACGAGCCAGAGCAGGATGAGCAGGGATACGGTCTCCCACCTCCGGCCGCCGCGCATGACGGCCGCCAGGGGATACAGGACCGCGAGGACGATGGCCAGCATCTGCACGGCGCCGCTCAGCATCCGCAGCCTCCGTCATGCGAAAAAAAGGGCGCATGCCCGCCCATGGCTGCGGCATTGCGTCCGTCACGTTCCGAAGAACCATACGGCTTGGGGGCTGCGGCCGCGGCGAGGTTGCGCTCGCACGCGGTATCGGGCATTTCAGGCAAACGTCTCATAGATCATTCCTTTGGACCACATCCCTGTACCGTATTCGTCGACTCGTACCGCTCGCTACCCTCCCCTTGCAATTACTCCGGACACCGATCCGTCATCGCTGCCACGTCAACGTCAACGCGACGGAATTGGACCTGTAGTCGTTCCCGTCCGTCTGCTCGTCGTGCATCTTGTACCGGTACGACAAGCTTGAGGAGAGGCTTTCGGACATGCTGTAGCTCAGGCTGACCAGAGAAAATATCGTCTTTTCGCAGTCCGGGTTCGTATAGAGGTTCATGTAGGTGTTGTAATTGAAGCTCATCCGCTCCGTCAGGCTGTGCGTCCCCCTTATGCTCGGCCGCCAATAGGTCGTATTGCCGCCCGAATCGGTTGTTTCATAGTCATAATACGCGACCGCCGCAGTGATGTTTCCCCGTTCGTACGCGCCCGTCAGGCTGGCCTGCTGGACAAATTGGTTCCTCGTGTCCGACGATTCGGGATCCTCCGTAAAATTCATGGCCGACGACATCTTGCCGACGATGGTCGGGGAGAACGCGTGGGTTATGGCGATGGTGTACGGGGTGTACTGCTTGTCCGAGGTGCCCTCTTCCTTGTAATCCGTATAGGTCGGCTTGATGCTGACTTCAATCGAAGAACCCTCCGCATAGGAGTACGTGGTTCCGAGATTCAGATTGTACCGTTCAAACTCTCCGTCTTCCCAGCGCGGCTCCTGTTTCTGGAACCCGACTCCCCCTGTTATCGTCCACCTGTCGGTCAGTTCATGGTTCACGTCCGCGTAGAGATCATATAGCCGCTTGTCGACGCTGCCTTCCTCGGAATACCAGATATCCTGAAACGAGGCTCCGGTGGTCAGGTTGGTCCTCGCCTGCAGCGGAAAGACGAAATACGGCCTGAAGCTGAAGGTGTTCTGGTCCGTGGTTCCGATGGAGGTGTCGCCCTCTTCCACGTCGCCCCTGGTGACGTTCTGGTATACCTGTTTATACGAGTCGGAAACATCTATGAAGAACAGATCCTTGATGGCCTCGAAATTCCCCAGTGCGCTCAGGAAATTGTTTTGTTCGTCACCCTTTTTCTGATCGAGATATTTCTTGTTTTCAAAATCGTAGGAGAAATCGAAGAGGACCCTGGAATGTTCGTACGTCGCGCTCAGTCCCGGTTTGACGATCCACACGTAGTCCCCTTCCGGGTTTTGTGTTTCCGTGACGTTGTCGTTGTATTCCATGGAGGTCGAGATTCTCGGCTTGAACACGAAGTCCGCGCCTTCGGCCGCGCCCGCCCACGGGAACAGCAGGCCGAGAACCAGGAGTACCACGGGAATTATCGACATGCGTACTGTGAACACAACACCCTCTCTGCGGACGAACAATGCAGACCCATGCAATGAATTTTAAAAGCTTTACTAGCTATTCAATTGCATTGCAAGGCGCTTGCCCCGGAATCTCCGCCTACTCACCTCCGAACAAGAGCCTGTAGGCCCATCCTCTCTTCGCCGGACGTTCCTCTTTTTTTTCAACTTTTGCCGTCGGCTCCAGCCTCGGCTGGGCCATCCTGTTCCAGCACATGGCCTTGACGGACTCCATGCCGTCCTCAAGCATCTTCAGCCTCTTCTCCACGCTTTCCAGCCGGTTCATCAGAACGGCCACGGCGTTCTGGTCGGTCCGGGACGAAGAGCGCTCCAGCGCATCCAGGCGATTCCCCAGATCGTTTATGGTCTTGAGCACCTGGGACGCCCGCTTGGGCAGCTTCCTCGCCCTGTGAATGCCCGTGGCCGCCCCGGTCGGCCTCTCCTGCTCGCTCTGCCAGTACTGCCGCTCGAAATCCAGTTCCTCGGCGATGGCCGCGACGTCCTCTCCGGCGATGTCACGCTTCTCGGCGGCAAAGGCGTCGAGCAGGAGATAGTCGCACAAAATGTTGATCAGGCGCGGCACCCCGCGGCTGAGGTCGTGGATCAGGTCCAGGGCGTCGGGCGCGAAGGTCACGGCCTCCCTGTTCCCGGCGCTTTCCATCCGGTAATATATGTACTCGGTGACCTCTTCCCGGTCCAGGGGCTTGAGGTGGCAGCCGATCTGGATGCGTTGCCGCAGCTGCAGCAGTTCCGGGCTGTTGAGGGTGTCCCGCAGCTCCGGCTGACCCACCAGGACGATCTGAAGCAGCTTGCCGCCATCGGTCTCCAGGTTGGAAAGCATGCGGATCTCCTCCAGCAGGTCCGTGGACAGGTTCTGGGCCTCGTCTATGATCAGGACGGCCCGCTTCCCGGCCGCGTACTGGTCGATGAGGAACTCGTTCAGGTCGCGCAGCAGCGCGGCCTTGGACCGCCCGTCGGTCTCCAGGCCGAAATCGTCGTTGATCATGGTCAGGAGCTGATGGGAGTCCGCCTTGGTGTTGAAGATCTTGGCCAGGGTCACGTTGTCGAGGTGGCGCTTGATGAGTTCGCGGATGAGCGTGGTCTTGCCCGCGCCCACTTCGCCGCTCAGGAGGATGAACCCGACGCGCTCCTCAATGCCGTACCGCAGGTACGAGAGCGCCTTGCCGTGGGAACGGCTCATGAAGAGCATGTCCGGGTTCGGCAGCAGGTCGAAGGGTTTTGACCTGAAGTTGAAGAATTCCTCGTACATGGCGCCGCCTCAATGCCCGATCAGGCATTGTAAGAGTATTTGTAGCTGTAGTGCGCGTACCCGCTGTAGCCGGCCACCGAATGCCCGCTGGAAGCCTGGGTGAACACGGCTCCGGCCACGTTGGCCCCGCCCAGGGCCTCCAGGGTCTCGTTCAGCTCGTACTTGGACAGCCGCTGCTCCCTGACGACCAGGACCACCATGTCGGCCAGCCGGGCCAGGATGCGGCTTTCGGCAAAGGGCAGGACCGGCGGCGTGTCGATGATCAGGAAGCGGTCGGAATACCGTTCCTTCATCTCGCGCAGGACCGTGGCCATGCGTTGGGAGGCCAGAAGCTCGCCCGGGTTGGCCATGGGCGTTCCGGCCGGCAGGAAGGACAATTTGCCGATGCCGGTCCGGATGATCGCGTTGCTGACGTCGGTGCCTTCAAGCAGGCAGTCCGAAAGCCCGTAGGCCTGGTCCAAGCACAGCAGTTCATGGCAGGAGGGCTTGCGCAGGTCGGCGTCCACCAGGAGCACGGTGTGGTCGAATTCCTGGGCCAGGCTGATGGCCAGGTTGGTGGAGGTCACGCTCTTGCCCTCGCCCACGGTGCCGCTGGTGATGACGATGGTATTCTGGAATCCCTTCTTCTTGGTCAGCCGGACGAGATTCTGCTTCAGCTTGCGGAACTCCTCGGCCGCGGGGGACACGATATCGTTGAGGGAGACCAGCATGTGCTGCCCGGCCACCCGGTCGAGCACCTCCTGGGGGATCTCCTTCCTGGGGGCGCGGCCCAGGTCGTTCGCCGATTCCCCGCCGTGGGGGCCGGTGGGGATCGCGCGGTCCTGCCGCTGTTCCTCCCTGCCGCGCAACTGGGTCGCTTTCTTCAGTGCTTCTTCTATTCTGCTCATATTTCTTCTCCCGTCAGCCGATCATGTCGACGACTGTGGCTATCACTTTGTCCACCAAACCGAGGTGGAGAAATTCCATGACCAGGAAGGACAGGGAAATCACGATGCCGAGGATGCCCACGGCATAGATCCACCGGTCGCGGACGCGCTGTCTGGCAATCTGTTCCTCGTCCCGGACCTTGGGGATCACCGCCAGCACGGGCACGCCGTACTCCTTGAGGTCGTCCAGGGTCTTGATGCTCGGGTTGATCACGTCCAGGAGAACGATGACGCCGATGCCCAGGCCTATCCCGCCCACGATGCCGAGCAGGATGATGAACGGCCTGTTCGGCTTGGAGGGGGTGGAAGGCACCACCGCCGGATCAAGGACCCTGAAGGACATGGACTTGTCCTGAAGCTCCATTTCCTTGGAGACCTCGGACTGCCCGTAGCGGGAAACGAGCTTTTCATAGATGATCGTCTCGTTCTTCCGCTTGCGCTCCAACTCGGCCAGCTCGCTGCGCACGGCCGGGATCTTGCGCAGGATTTCCCGATTTTTCCGAACCTCCTCTTCCAGGTTCTGCCTGGTGTTCTCGAGCGAGGCCAGGTTCACCTTGATGGACTGGTACTCGGAGGTCCGGTATACGGCGTTCAGCTCGGAATCGCCGCTGCTCCTGATCTGCTGTTTGGTCGCGGCGATGGCGTTCTCCAGCTGCCGGACCTTGGGATGGTTTTCGGTGTACCGGCCGCGCATGGACTCCAGGACCTTCTGCTGCTCGTCCAGCTGCAGCCGAAGCGGCGTGTTGCTGACCAGCAGGCTCCTCGACGTCTTCAGCGCATTGATGCGGATGCGCAGCTCCTCCAGCCGGACGCTCGCGTCGTTGAGTTCCGACCGTATGGCCCCCTCGTCCGCGAACAGGACCTGCCCGGACTCGGCCTTGAACTTGTCGATCTCCTTCTCCGCCGCGTCGATACGCTTCTTGAAAACCTCGATCTGCTCGGCCAGGAACTGGGTCGCCTCAAAGGACTCCTTGCGCTTGGTGGAGGTGTTCTCCTCGATGAAAATGCGCGTGAGGGTGTTGACCACGTCCCTGGCCCTGACCGGGATCGCGTCCTCATAGGAAATCATGAAGACGCCCTTGCGCTCGTCCAGCCGGACCTGAATGTTATTCTGCAACCCGGCGATCATGGCGTCGAGGTCGCGGTCCGAGGCGGCGTGGACATCCATGTCCAGGGCCTTGATGACGCCGAGGATCATGGTTCTGGAGAGCATGGTCACCTTGATGGCCTTGATCTTCGTGTCCATGGACGGCGTGATGGCTATGCCCTTGACCAGGTCGCTGATGACGTTCTGCTCGACGAAGACGATGGACTCGGCCTTGTACTTCTTGGGCATGGCGTACGCGGCGACGAGCGCCGCGAACATGGCTACGAGGGCGATGAGGACCAAAAGGCCCTTGCGCTTGAGCACCAACTGCACATAGCGCATGAGATCGAAGCTGCCTTCACTGGAAAAGGCATCTGACTGCGGATTGGCCATGCGTATTTCCTAGAAAAAGCTTTCTTGCGCGATGATGTAGTCGCCGGCCTGGAGCTGGACGTTCTGCTTCAGATCGCCCTTTTTGAGGAGGTCCTTGGTGCGGACCGGGATGCGCTCCTTCTTGCCGTCGGTGGTGCGAACGATGACGATCTCGTCCTCGTTGGCGTACTTGCTGAATTCACCCGCCATGAGCAGCGCGTCCAGCACGGTGAGCCCGTCCTGGTAGAGGATGGCCTTGGGCTGGTTGACCGCCCCGACCACGTAGACGTTCTGGTCGTACTTGACCGGCATGAATATGGTGTCGCCCGGTTCAAGCCGGATATCCTT
Proteins encoded:
- a CDS encoding XrtA system polysaccharide chain length determinant, encoding MANPQSDAFSSEGSFDLMRYVQLVLKRKGLLVLIALVAMFAALVAAYAMPKKYKAESIVFVEQNVISDLVKGIAITPSMDTKIKAIKVTMLSRTMILGVIKALDMDVHAASDRDLDAMIAGLQNNIQVRLDERKGVFMISYEDAIPVRARDVVNTLTRIFIEENTSTKRKESFEATQFLAEQIEVFKKRIDAAEKEIDKFKAESGQVLFADEGAIRSELNDASVRLEELRIRINALKTSRSLLVSNTPLRLQLDEQQKVLESMRGRYTENHPKVRQLENAIAATKQQIRSSGDSELNAVYRTSEYQSIKVNLASLENTRQNLEEEVRKNREILRKIPAVRSELAELERKRKNETIIYEKLVSRYGQSEVSKEMELQDKSMSFRVLDPAVVPSTPSKPNRPFIILLGIVGGIGLGIGVIVLLDVINPSIKTLDDLKEYGVPVLAVIPKVRDEEQIARQRVRDRWIYAVGILGIVISLSFLVMEFLHLGLVDKVIATVVDMIG
- the prsR gene encoding PEP-CTERM-box response regulator transcription factor, with protein sequence MQKLLIIDDNDEILRQLKWGLSKSNYELVFARDGEEGLRLFKKHTPPVVTLDLGLPPHENGIGEGLRCLGEMLRMDPTAKVIVITGNEEKDAALQAVRLGAYDYYKKPVNLDELKVMVDRAMYLQNIESENQELRRKTVNESGIVGECARMQAVFNQIDRVAASDVPVLICGESGTGKELVARAVHQKSLRADMEMVSINCGAIPENLLESELFGHEKGAFTGANKLVKGKVEYADKGTLFLDEIGEMPMALQVKLLRFLQEMVVTRVGGRKEIPVDVRIITATNIDIQKAMEEGAFREDLFYRIGVMTINLPPLRERGDDIELLANYFLKSVSVGQRTTSKRFSGEAMACIRGYEWPGNIRELENRVKRAVIMANGPEIMPEDLGMKGDEPLRQKLQTNDISLKDARLLLERDMVENALEKFSGNIVKAAASIGVSRPTFYDLMKKHGLKSS
- a CDS encoding TIGR03016 family PEP-CTERM system-associated outer membrane protein, producing the protein MSIIPVVLLVLGLLFPWAGAAEGADFVFKPRISTSMEYNDNVTETQNPEGDYVWIVKPGLSATYEHSRVLFDFSYDFENKKYLDQKKGDEQNNFLSALGNFEAIKDLFFIDVSDSYKQVYQNVTRGDVEEGDTSIGTTDQNTFSFRPYFVFPLQARTNLTTGASFQDIWYSEEGSVDKRLYDLYADVNHELTDRWTITGGVGFQKQEPRWEDGEFERYNLNLGTTYSYAEGSSIEVSIKPTYTDYKEEGTSDKQYTPYTIAITHAFSPTIVGKMSSAMNFTEDPESSDTRNQFVQQASLTGAYERGNITAAVAYYDYETTDSGGNTTYWRPSIRGTHSLTERMSFNYNTYMNLYTNPDCEKTIFSLVSLSYSMSESLSSSLSYRYKMHDEQTDGNDYRSNSVALTLTWQR
- the prsK gene encoding XrtA/PEP-CTERM system histidine kinase PrsK, which codes for MLSGAVQMLAIVLAVLYPLAAVMRGGRRWETVSLLILLWLVAGLGVCDYLLLEYPADFLVLSQVSLYCMALVCPVCILFSNAYRREFSFPELPATQMLLMGMSLVPLVMTLVFPARDFYYSPDFHTDKTLFLEPVAFFFYLQVILFMAVSLFNLEATIANAPHGVKWKIKFSIVGVGTILASYALYYSQSMIFRAIDTGFITTRSLGLTVGVLLMAYSEFTRGNDERITISKSLTYRSFVVLFCGLFLVLVGLVGEGLKIFGSQFNAYAFATVAFLGVLGLVVISLSESMRRKFRLAIQRHFYGEKYDYRIEWKRFTDRVTNSRSRDELYKNILTVYCETFGIVGGCIFLQGRHSTDFAPICFHEMDESRMTIPARSPLVRLLKDRLHILDLRREEVDLGEEAQAFLAERYGRFIVPIRTARSLVGIIVLGAPINVVENYDEEDMELMEAVAMQAAAVLMNMRLGDELAEARDMEAFGKVAAFVLHDLKNQVYPLSLLEENAREYINDPEFQQDMLDSLSNIVGRMNTLIAQLTNIPTKGSLSLKVVDLMEVAKKAAEALPSAKIEFTGAPVLVELDVAEFKKVAVNLYLNAMEAGDNAPFKVFVGDENGPVMRVSDSGAGIDEEILEGGLFVPFKTTKKKGMGIGLYQSKQILEAHGGSIVATSPEGGGAIFTVTLPAPAEAG
- a CDS encoding XrtA-associated tyrosine autokinase → MSRIEEALKKATQLRGREEQRQDRAIPTGPHGGESANDLGRAPRKEIPQEVLDRVAGQHMLVSLNDIVSPAAEEFRKLKQNLVRLTKKKGFQNTIVITSGTVGEGKSVTSTNLAISLAQEFDHTVLLVDADLRKPSCHELLCLDQAYGLSDCLLEGTDVSNAIIRTGIGKLSFLPAGTPMANPGELLASQRMATVLREMKERYSDRFLIIDTPPVLPFAESRILARLADMVVLVVREQRLSKYELNETLEALGGANVAGAVFTQASSGHSVAGYSGYAHYSYKYSYNA
- a CDS encoding XrtA/PEP-CTERM system-associated ATPase; its protein translation is MYEEFFNFRSKPFDLLPNPDMLFMSRSHGKALSYLRYGIEERVGFILLSGEVGAGKTTLIRELIKRHLDNVTLAKIFNTKADSHQLLTMINDDFGLETDGRSKAALLRDLNEFLIDQYAAGKRAVLIIDEAQNLSTDLLEEIRMLSNLETDGGKLLQIVLVGQPELRDTLNSPELLQLRQRIQIGCHLKPLDREEVTEYIYYRMESAGNREAVTFAPDALDLIHDLSRGVPRLINILCDYLLLDAFAAEKRDIAGEDVAAIAEELDFERQYWQSEQERPTGAATGIHRARKLPKRASQVLKTINDLGNRLDALERSSSRTDQNAVAVLMNRLESVEKRLKMLEDGMESVKAMCWNRMAQPRLEPTAKVEKKEERPAKRGWAYRLLFGGE